One window from the genome of Rhodobacteraceae bacterium S2214 encodes:
- the katG gene encoding catalase/peroxidase HPI, which yields MDGNAFDTNDSSAKCPVLGGAHRHGAKGTTANQHWWPEQLNLRMLHQNTPQGNPMGDDFDYAEEFKSLDIDAVKEDLKALMTDSQDWWPADYGHYGPFMIRMAWHSAGTYRVGDGRGGACSGSQRFAPLNSWPDNVSLDKARRLIWPIKAKYGRKISWADLMVLTGNVALETMGFETFGFAGGREDIWEPEEDIYWGPETEWLDDKRYTDAHDMIGELGAVQMGLIYVNPEGPNGNPDPLLSARDIRDTFARMAMNDEETVALVAGGHTFGKGHGAADPNEHVGVEPEGAALEAQGLGWHSTYGSGKGEHTISSGLEGAWTSNPVAWDNGYFSNLFEHEWELGKGAGGGHQWYPKNGEADVPDAHVDGKKHLPTMFTSDIALKEDPAYRAISERFYKDPAAFQEAFAKAWYKLTHRDMGSYERGLGDHKPAEPQLWQDPVPAVDHELIDDADIADLKAKILATDLTAAELISTAWASASTYRGSDRRGGANGARIALAPAKDWEANNPAQLAKVLDVLRGVKSDFVKPVSLADLIVLGGVAALEKASGMDVPFAPGRTDATQDMTDVESYAWLEPKADGFRNYYNKDANLRTPAEMLVDKAQLLTLTAPEMVVLLGGMRALGANYDGSADGVFTDTPGTLNNAYFVNLLDMATEWKATSKDSYEGIDRASGDVKWTGKSVDILMGSNSVMRAVAEVYASADAADKFKSDFIAAWTKVMTADIV from the coding sequence ATGGACGGCAACGCCTTTGACACAAATGATAGCTCGGCAAAGTGTCCGGTTCTTGGTGGCGCACATCGCCACGGTGCAAAAGGCACCACTGCGAACCAGCACTGGTGGCCTGAACAGCTAAACCTGCGGATGCTGCATCAGAACACGCCCCAAGGGAACCCAATGGGCGACGATTTTGACTATGCGGAAGAGTTCAAATCGCTGGATATCGACGCCGTCAAAGAAGACCTGAAAGCGTTGATGACGGATAGCCAAGATTGGTGGCCTGCCGACTATGGTCACTATGGTCCGTTCATGATTCGGATGGCGTGGCATTCTGCGGGTACGTACCGTGTGGGTGATGGCCGTGGTGGCGCATGTTCCGGTAGCCAGCGTTTTGCACCGCTGAATTCATGGCCTGATAACGTGAGCCTTGATAAAGCGCGCCGCCTGATCTGGCCGATCAAAGCCAAGTATGGTCGCAAGATTTCTTGGGCTGACTTGATGGTTCTGACCGGCAACGTCGCGCTTGAAACGATGGGTTTCGAGACATTCGGTTTTGCAGGCGGTCGTGAAGATATCTGGGAACCAGAAGAAGACATCTACTGGGGTCCAGAAACTGAATGGCTGGACGACAAACGCTACACAGACGCCCACGACATGATCGGCGAACTGGGTGCGGTTCAGATGGGCCTGATCTACGTGAACCCGGAAGGTCCAAACGGCAATCCTGATCCGTTGCTGTCTGCACGCGACATTCGCGACACCTTTGCCCGTATGGCGATGAACGACGAAGAAACAGTGGCCTTGGTTGCTGGTGGTCACACTTTTGGTAAGGGCCATGGTGCCGCTGACCCGAATGAACACGTTGGTGTTGAGCCAGAAGGCGCGGCGCTGGAAGCGCAAGGTCTTGGCTGGCATTCTACATACGGGTCCGGCAAGGGCGAACACACCATTTCGTCCGGTCTGGAAGGCGCTTGGACGAGCAACCCGGTCGCATGGGACAACGGTTATTTCTCGAATCTGTTCGAACATGAATGGGAGCTTGGCAAAGGTGCCGGTGGTGGCCATCAGTGGTATCCGAAAAACGGTGAGGCCGATGTGCCGGACGCCCATGTTGATGGCAAAAAGCACCTGCCAACGATGTTCACATCCGACATCGCACTGAAAGAAGATCCCGCCTACCGCGCGATTTCCGAACGGTTCTACAAAGACCCGGCAGCGTTCCAAGAAGCGTTTGCAAAGGCATGGTACAAGCTGACGCACCGCGACATGGGTTCATACGAGCGTGGCTTGGGTGATCACAAACCTGCAGAGCCACAGCTGTGGCAAGATCCGGTGCCTGCAGTTGATCACGAGCTGATCGACGACGCGGACATCGCTGATCTGAAGGCGAAAATCCTTGCGACGGACCTGACGGCGGCTGAACTGATCTCCACCGCTTGGGCATCCGCATCCACATACCGCGGCTCTGACCGTCGTGGTGGTGCCAACGGTGCACGGATTGCACTGGCCCCAGCCAAGGATTGGGAAGCCAACAACCCTGCGCAACTGGCGAAAGTGCTGGACGTGCTGCGCGGTGTGAAATCTGACTTTGTCAAACCAGTATCGCTTGCTGATCTGATCGTTCTGGGTGGTGTTGCTGCGCTGGAAAAAGCCAGCGGCATGGACGTGCCGTTTGCACCGGGCCGGACTGACGCGACGCAGGACATGACCGACGTTGAATCATACGCATGGCTGGAACCAAAGGCAGACGGTTTCCGTAACTACTACAACAAGGACGCCAACCTGCGCACACCTGCAGAAATGTTGGTCGATAAGGCACAACTGCTGACGCTGACTGCGCCAGAAATGGTTGTGCTGTTGGGTGGTATGCGCGCACTTGGCGCGAACTACGACGGGTCAGCGGATGGCGTATTCACAGACACACCCGGCACGCTGAACAATGCGTACTTCGTGAACCTGCTCGATATGGCGACCGAATGGAAAGCAACGTCCAAGGACAGCTATGAAGGCATCGATCGCGCTTCTGGTGACGTGAAGTGGACAGGCAAATCCGTCGATATCCTGATGGGGTCCAATTCCGTGATGCGTGCGGTGGCTGAAGTGTACGCGTCCGCTGATGCGGCGGATAAATTCAAGTCCGACTTTATCGCAGCTTGGACGAAGGTCATGACGGCTGACATCGTCTAA
- a CDS encoding hydrogen peroxide-inducible genes activator, whose product MINVTLKQFRYFEALARHGHFGRAADTCAISQPALSMQIKELEETLGAPLFERSARQVRLTGFGEDFALRVRDILRGVEELEDLVRMPGRQMAGRLRIGVIPTIAPYLLPNILGRLTKTHPELDIHVRETTTPRLVQELLDGQIDTAIVALPIAEPSFTVAPLFTEDFVLVRPAKDASEPIPHIDDLQTMRLLLLEEGHCMRDQALSYCNMQTARAREGLDGSSLSTLVQLVGAGIGVTLIPEMALSVETRSAPVCVNRFGGMQPSRTIGMIWRKTNPLAQQLEQIAEEVKAAAPTNTI is encoded by the coding sequence ATGATAAACGTTACCCTCAAACAGTTCCGCTATTTTGAAGCGCTCGCACGACACGGCCACTTTGGGAGGGCCGCGGATACCTGTGCCATCTCTCAGCCCGCTTTGTCGATGCAGATCAAAGAGTTGGAAGAAACGCTTGGCGCGCCGCTATTCGAACGTAGTGCGCGACAGGTTCGTTTGACGGGATTCGGCGAAGACTTTGCTTTGCGTGTGCGGGACATCCTGCGTGGTGTTGAAGAACTGGAAGATTTGGTACGCATGCCTGGCCGTCAAATGGCTGGCCGCCTTCGGATTGGCGTCATTCCCACCATCGCCCCCTATCTTTTGCCAAATATTCTTGGCCGACTCACAAAAACGCACCCCGAACTCGATATCCACGTGCGCGAAACAACCACCCCGCGCTTGGTACAGGAATTGCTAGATGGCCAGATCGATACGGCGATCGTAGCACTTCCTATTGCTGAACCGTCCTTTACGGTTGCACCGCTGTTCACCGAAGACTTCGTTTTGGTCCGACCCGCCAAAGACGCTAGTGAACCGATCCCACATATTGATGACCTACAAACCATGCGTCTTTTGCTGCTAGAGGAAGGCCATTGCATGCGCGATCAGGCTCTGTCGTACTGTAACATGCAAACAGCGCGAGCACGCGAAGGTCTGGACGGCAGTTCACTGTCCACACTAGTGCAACTTGTCGGCGCAGGGATCGGCGTGACACTGATTCCTGAAATGGCGCTAAGCGTCGAAACCCGATCCGCACCCGTTTGCGTCAACCGGTTCGGCGGCATGCAGCCATCGCGAACAATTGGTATGATTTGGCGCAAGACCAACCCGCTTGCCCAGCAACTGGAACAAATCGCCGAAGAGGTCAAAGCAGCAGCACCAACAAATACGATCTGA
- a CDS encoding methyl-accepting chemotaxis protein, with protein MNINDIRMTAKLPVAFVLLSLSVALSLSWLNYQDFKNSLLQQTQAKLEILTVERSLAMENWFESLDSKVASYASDPTVIQAIQGFNSTFGLLMDDPVADLHKAYIDENPNPVGEKDLFDRAPASIPYNFQHENFHPFFRDIKNRLSLYDVFLFDTDGNLLYSVYKETDFATNFLTGPYANSGLAAAFETSLTLPVGETVFNDVKPYEPSYGAPAGFIATPVENAQGTIIGVFAVQLALGAVSDVIARADGLGETGELTMLAPDMLARSESRFDSRHSTLDPLTPNQSVIDAFKTGVSTYSNDVNLNGALSIGVARVIDILGKNWVLVGEFELSEVYAIAKQERNKVFVLTLAAMLLVALVGWFISKTFTDPLTSIVQAMQKIGDRDYNFTIPDTRRKDEIGDLSRTLELMADRLRAFDQKLIEENERADAQRYAVDELGSGLRRLAAGDFTKPLEQTFAAEYDALRADYNNSVQSVGSTIQNLKQFSKMIGNQTEKMSEEAQELSRRTENQAATLEETAAAIDQITSKIAESTQELKSAEKLIYEVDADAKKGRSVVENTTSAMGEIEKSSKEIGSIIRVVDDIAFQTNLLALNAGVEAARAGDAGRGFAVVAAEVRQLAMRSTEAVSQIKELITTSATNVETGVALVRDTEGMLLEIVKRIETISTLIASVSAGATDQAGSITEINVGVTNLDRVTQQNAMMVDNSTNNVRALQSEAANLLELLKLFIVADNDDTVVSFSSRNRSTAPAVTGA; from the coding sequence ATGAACATCAACGACATCCGAATGACCGCGAAACTGCCAGTGGCATTTGTTTTGCTGTCATTGAGCGTGGCGTTGTCATTAAGCTGGCTAAATTACCAAGACTTCAAAAACAGCCTGTTGCAACAAACGCAGGCAAAGCTTGAAATTCTAACAGTTGAACGGTCGCTTGCGATGGAAAACTGGTTCGAATCCCTTGATTCAAAAGTAGCAAGCTATGCGTCCGACCCGACAGTCATCCAAGCGATTCAGGGGTTCAATTCAACGTTTGGGCTGCTCATGGATGATCCAGTCGCGGACTTGCATAAGGCCTACATCGACGAAAACCCAAATCCTGTCGGTGAAAAGGATCTTTTCGACCGCGCGCCTGCATCAATCCCCTACAATTTTCAGCACGAAAACTTCCATCCGTTCTTTCGGGACATAAAAAACCGGCTTAGCCTTTATGACGTTTTTCTTTTCGATACAGACGGCAACCTGCTGTACTCCGTTTATAAAGAAACCGATTTTGCGACTAATTTCCTGACAGGACCATACGCAAATTCTGGCCTTGCTGCCGCATTCGAAACATCTCTCACGCTTCCTGTCGGCGAAACGGTTTTCAATGACGTCAAACCATACGAACCCAGCTACGGCGCACCCGCGGGTTTTATCGCGACACCGGTGGAAAACGCGCAAGGGACCATAATTGGTGTCTTTGCAGTGCAGTTAGCTTTGGGTGCAGTTAGCGACGTCATCGCGCGCGCGGATGGACTTGGTGAAACCGGAGAACTGACGATGCTAGCACCCGACATGCTGGCGCGGTCCGAATCCCGTTTTGACAGTCGCCATTCAACGCTTGACCCATTGACGCCCAATCAATCAGTGATCGACGCCTTTAAAACCGGGGTGAGCACTTATTCAAATGACGTCAACTTAAATGGCGCGCTGTCCATTGGCGTCGCACGTGTCATCGACATCCTTGGTAAAAACTGGGTTCTGGTCGGGGAATTCGAACTTTCAGAAGTCTACGCGATTGCGAAACAGGAACGAAACAAGGTTTTCGTTCTGACGTTAGCGGCCATGTTGCTTGTCGCACTGGTAGGTTGGTTCATATCCAAAACCTTCACAGATCCTCTGACTTCGATTGTGCAAGCAATGCAAAAGATCGGCGACCGTGACTACAATTTCACCATTCCAGATACACGCCGCAAAGATGAAATTGGTGATCTCTCCCGTACCTTGGAACTTATGGCGGATCGCTTGCGGGCCTTTGACCAAAAGTTGATCGAAGAAAACGAAAGAGCCGACGCGCAACGATACGCCGTTGACGAATTGGGAAGCGGACTAAGGCGGCTTGCTGCCGGAGATTTTACAAAGCCGCTGGAACAGACTTTCGCCGCCGAATATGACGCGCTCCGCGCTGATTATAACAATAGCGTCCAAAGCGTTGGATCGACGATCCAGAATCTGAAGCAGTTTTCCAAAATGATCGGTAATCAAACCGAAAAAATGAGCGAAGAGGCGCAAGAACTATCGCGCCGCACCGAAAATCAGGCGGCGACGCTCGAAGAAACCGCTGCTGCCATTGATCAAATCACCAGCAAGATCGCGGAAAGCACGCAGGAGCTGAAATCAGCCGAAAAGCTGATCTATGAAGTTGATGCCGATGCCAAAAAGGGGCGATCGGTCGTCGAGAATACGACAAGTGCGATGGGCGAAATCGAAAAGTCATCCAAGGAAATCGGGTCTATCATTAGGGTTGTGGACGATATCGCGTTTCAAACCAACCTTCTCGCCTTAAATGCGGGTGTCGAAGCGGCCCGCGCCGGTGATGCCGGCCGTGGTTTTGCGGTGGTAGCAGCCGAAGTCAGGCAACTGGCCATGCGTTCGACAGAGGCCGTCAGTCAGATCAAAGAACTCATCACAACCAGCGCAACAAATGTCGAAACAGGCGTGGCGCTGGTCCGCGATACGGAAGGTATGCTTTTGGAAATTGTGAAACGAATCGAAACGATTTCGACGCTGATTGCTTCGGTTTCTGCAGGGGCAACCGATCAAGCCGGCAGCATTACAGAGATTAATGTCGGCGTTACAAATCTAGACCGCGTAACCCAGCAGAATGCTATGATGGTCGACAATTCAACGAACAACGTTCGCGCGCTCCAGTCAGAAGCAGCAAATCTGCTGGAATTGCTGAAATTGTTTATCGTTGCCGACAACGATGACACCGTGGTTTCGTTTTCATCACGCAACAGATCAACTGCGCCAGCGGTCACCGGAGCGTAA
- a CDS encoding LysR family transcriptional regulator, with protein sequence MTTDYVLETALRRLRRSIPSLGALNAFEAAARLQSFTAAAAELGVTQAAVSRRIKELEIALETQLFIRANRRVQANGAGLELFEAVNESFDKIAVAIDNIRSAAAVDSVTIGVSLAFAHFRLIPALTAFHTLYPDIRVRVISEDVWTHSPDQSLDLELRYGTSQFDGQTIIASLPEVVFPVCSPDFAAHHSIDPAQEITGATLAELPLIEGEQRSGRFLSWGQWFRWMGMPTTSISPRLQFSNYSDAAYAAMNGDGVAVGWGSLLQRPISDGRLVALGTARVTPPGQHHLLVKKGRSQKKSVEAFAEWFTQALVQSGSR encoded by the coding sequence ATGACTACTGATTATGTATTGGAGACAGCCTTGCGCCGATTACGACGATCCATTCCATCGCTCGGCGCACTGAATGCGTTTGAAGCGGCGGCACGATTGCAAAGTTTTACGGCTGCTGCCGCAGAGCTAGGTGTGACCCAAGCCGCCGTCAGCCGACGCATTAAAGAGCTGGAGATTGCACTAGAAACACAGCTTTTCATTCGTGCAAACCGGCGCGTACAGGCGAACGGTGCCGGATTGGAATTGTTTGAAGCTGTGAATGAATCGTTCGATAAAATTGCGGTCGCTATCGACAACATCCGATCAGCGGCCGCTGTGGATAGCGTGACAATCGGCGTTTCGCTCGCCTTCGCGCATTTTCGGTTGATACCCGCATTAACGGCGTTTCACACGCTTTACCCAGACATTCGGGTAAGGGTTATTTCCGAAGACGTTTGGACGCATTCACCAGATCAATCACTGGATTTGGAATTGCGTTATGGGACCAGTCAGTTTGACGGTCAAACTATCATCGCATCACTTCCGGAAGTCGTATTCCCGGTATGTTCGCCCGATTTTGCCGCGCATCACAGCATTGATCCCGCGCAAGAGATAACGGGCGCTACGCTCGCGGAGCTCCCATTGATCGAAGGGGAGCAACGATCGGGTCGGTTTTTGTCATGGGGGCAATGGTTTCGTTGGATGGGCATGCCGACAACATCCATCAGTCCACGGCTTCAGTTCAGTAACTATTCGGACGCCGCATATGCGGCGATGAACGGTGATGGCGTCGCAGTAGGTTGGGGAAGCCTTTTGCAGCGCCCGATTTCTGATGGGCGACTTGTCGCACTCGGTACGGCCCGTGTTACCCCACCGGGGCAGCATCATCTGCTGGTTAAAAAGGGACGCAGTCAAAAGAAGTCCGTAGAGGCATTTGCCGAATGGTTCACGCAAGCGTTAGTACAGTCTGGAAGCCGTTAA
- a CDS encoding aromatic ring-hydroxylating dioxygenase subunit alpha — protein MLDEKNLHADDASIGSLLCKRQAGHTLPAQLYISQAAYLADCDAIFAKHWIAVGVDCDVEEPGDVIAIEIGTSSIVIVRDDDMNIRAFHNVCLHRGSRLVPPGRSVVGKLVCPYHQWTYDLDGALALAPQMGVDFDRSLHHLKPVALRSIGGILYACLSDEPPDDITHLINKVGPRLAPYDLTNAKVAFETEIIEDGNWKLTMENNRECYHCASNHPELSLSFHSADFGFDPEGLTPTEKDEADALAKAYEEQGKIWETQGLDPTAIEHTVGYPTNFRMQRLIIAGLGESQTMDTRAASAIPLGNMTMSGSGDLHLWGINSWNHIMADHAVIFTAFPMGPGKTLVRTKWLVNKDAVEGEDYDLDHLTAVWKATNAEDANLVALAHQGVSSAGYRPGPYSPFTERALDEFATWYVERMTAHGYAT, from the coding sequence ATGTTAGATGAGAAAAACCTGCACGCAGACGATGCGTCAATCGGATCATTACTGTGCAAAAGACAGGCCGGTCATACATTACCCGCCCAACTATATATCAGCCAAGCGGCATATCTGGCTGATTGCGATGCCATCTTTGCCAAGCATTGGATCGCTGTTGGCGTAGACTGCGACGTCGAAGAACCCGGTGATGTGATCGCGATCGAGATTGGGACATCTTCCATCGTTATTGTCCGTGACGACGACATGAACATCCGTGCCTTCCATAATGTCTGCTTACATAGAGGATCGCGCTTGGTTCCGCCGGGCCGTTCGGTCGTTGGAAAACTCGTGTGTCCGTATCATCAATGGACCTACGATTTGGACGGCGCATTGGCGCTGGCCCCGCAGATGGGCGTCGACTTTGATCGCAGTTTGCATCATCTCAAGCCGGTCGCGCTTAGATCCATTGGCGGCATTTTATATGCTTGCCTATCAGACGAACCGCCCGACGATATCACACATCTGATCAACAAAGTGGGACCGCGCCTTGCACCCTATGATCTGACCAATGCCAAAGTCGCATTCGAAACCGAGATCATCGAAGACGGCAATTGGAAACTAACGATGGAAAACAATCGTGAGTGTTATCATTGCGCGTCAAACCATCCAGAACTCAGCCTATCGTTCCATTCAGCCGATTTCGGTTTTGATCCAGAAGGCCTGACGCCCACCGAAAAAGACGAGGCCGATGCGCTTGCCAAAGCTTACGAAGAGCAGGGCAAGATATGGGAAACGCAGGGGTTAGACCCAACTGCGATTGAACACACCGTTGGGTATCCCACCAATTTTCGCATGCAGCGCCTGATCATCGCAGGTCTTGGTGAATCCCAAACCATGGACACCCGCGCGGCCAGCGCAATCCCGTTGGGGAATATGACGATGTCAGGAAGCGGCGACCTGCACCTGTGGGGGATCAATTCGTGGAACCACATCATGGCGGATCATGCCGTGATCTTTACCGCGTTTCCCATGGGTCCTGGCAAAACGCTCGTCCGCACAAAATGGCTTGTGAACAAGGATGCCGTTGAAGGCGAAGATTACGATCTTGATCACCTGACTGCTGTTTGGAAAGCAACAAATGCGGAAGATGCTAACCTGGTCGCGCTGGCCCATCAGGGCGTGTCTTCGGCAGGGTATCGTCCCGGTCCATATTCGCCATTCACCGAACGTGCGTTGGATGAATTTGCGACGTGGTACGTTGAACGCATGACTGCCCACGGTTACGCGACATGA
- a CDS encoding iron-sulfur cluster-binding domain-containing protein, whose protein sequence is MITENVWEARRKRAWPSDRWGMLTCRATWDDAPDVRTFLLTPTEGSRIAHNPGQYMTFRIETAGGIIERCYTIASSAARNGGIEITVKHQPDGAASGTLHETLKVGAEIEAFGPSGQFTPIPFEGKKFALIAAGSGVTPMLSILRTAADRGIALDCVFVHVTRDATTAIAADEIPVLHRKLPLLVSHILPSQGAHATRLDPEVLSLLIPDLADRNIMCCGPDAFMAMVYDAAMDAGVPPANYLQESFTFADVADIEDAATDAPLRRITFAKTGVTFDCPEGMNILRAAKDAGVPMPSSCSKGECGTCKTFKHSGEVNMTNAGGIRQREMDRGFILPCTSRPLTDIILDR, encoded by the coding sequence ATGATCACGGAAAACGTCTGGGAAGCACGGCGCAAACGGGCTTGGCCATCAGACCGGTGGGGAATGCTGACCTGTCGCGCAACTTGGGACGATGCACCCGATGTGCGCACTTTCTTGCTGACCCCAACCGAAGGATCACGTATCGCCCATAACCCTGGCCAATACATGACCTTTCGGATCGAAACGGCAGGTGGGATCATCGAACGCTGCTACACGATCGCATCATCTGCGGCGCGCAATGGCGGCATCGAAATCACAGTGAAACACCAACCTGACGGGGCCGCATCCGGTACATTGCATGAGACGCTGAAGGTGGGCGCAGAGATCGAAGCCTTCGGGCCTTCCGGGCAATTCACGCCAATCCCGTTTGAGGGCAAGAAATTCGCCTTGATTGCAGCGGGAAGCGGCGTGACCCCGATGCTGTCCATTCTACGCACAGCCGCTGATCGTGGCATCGCATTGGACTGCGTCTTCGTTCACGTGACCCGCGACGCGACAACCGCAATCGCTGCAGACGAGATTCCCGTCTTACATCGCAAACTGCCCCTGTTAGTGTCTCACATTTTGCCATCCCAAGGCGCACATGCTACCCGACTTGATCCCGAAGTGCTATCACTGTTGATCCCGGATCTGGCTGATCGCAACATCATGTGCTGCGGTCCAGATGCCTTTATGGCGATGGTGTATGACGCCGCGATGGACGCGGGTGTGCCACCTGCGAACTACCTTCAGGAAAGCTTTACCTTCGCGGACGTAGCGGACATCGAAGATGCTGCAACAGACGCCCCTCTCCGGCGCATCACCTTCGCCAAGACAGGCGTCACCTTTGATTGCCCCGAAGGGATGAACATCCTGCGGGCCGCAAAAGACGCAGGCGTGCCAATGCCGTCGTCTTGTTCAAAAGGTGAATGCGGGACTTGCAAAACGTTCAAGCATTCGGGTGAAGTGAACATGACAAACGCGGGCGGTATCCGGCAGCGCGAAATGGATCGCGGTTTCATTCTGCCCTGCACCAGCCGTCCGCTCACCGACATAATTCTTGACCGCTAA
- a CDS encoding NADH:flavin oxidoreductase gives MSLDPLLQPYQLKHLTLKNRVMTTSHEPAYPEDGMPKGRYRAYHAERAKGGVALTMTAGSAAIARDSPPVFNNILAYKDEVVPWVRELTDAVHAHGAACMIQLTHLGRRTNWNKGDWLPSVAPSHDREPAHRAFPKKMEDWDIARIIEDYAAAAERMQAGGMDGIELYAGGHLLDQFWSPLSNTLQGPYGADTLENRVRMTLDVLTAIRKRVGSDFIVGVRGTVDEMQKGGITSEEGVQIASMLRDSGMIDFFNVNRGRIHTDPAMTGMIPVAGMRSAPHLDFASEIRKATGLPTFHASRIQDVATARHAIAEGHLDMVGMTRAHMADPHVVQKIIAGREAEIRPCTGANYCLDRIYQGGMALCIHNPSTGREQEMPHRITKAETKKKVVVVGAGPAGLEAARVAAERGHKVVVFEAADQAGGQIRLTAQTPRRAEMMQIIDWRIAECERLGVTIRYNTFADVADITAENPDIVIIATGGMANIALYETGQDAEHVVSSWDIISGDVTPAQSVLVYDEAGDHAGLQAAEIAMKTGSNVEIMTPDRTFAPEVMAMNLTPYMRALQADNVTFTVTQRLKAVAKDGNRLAATIGTDYSDRTTVQHYDQVVVNYGTLPLDDLYFDLKELSSNRGELDHDAFIDRKPQTITTNPDGAFQLFRIGDAVSARNTHAAIYDALRLMSCT, from the coding sequence ATGTCCCTCGATCCCCTTTTGCAGCCTTATCAGCTCAAGCATCTCACCCTGAAGAACAGGGTCATGACGACAAGCCATGAACCCGCCTACCCCGAAGACGGGATGCCTAAGGGACGTTATCGGGCTTATCATGCGGAACGTGCCAAAGGCGGTGTTGCTCTTACTATGACCGCCGGTTCAGCTGCAATTGCCCGCGACAGCCCGCCCGTGTTCAACAACATTCTGGCGTATAAGGACGAAGTCGTGCCTTGGGTGCGTGAACTGACCGATGCGGTGCACGCACATGGGGCCGCTTGCATGATCCAGCTGACCCATCTGGGACGGCGCACGAACTGGAACAAAGGTGATTGGCTGCCATCGGTGGCACCTAGCCATGACCGCGAACCTGCGCACCGTGCCTTCCCAAAAAAGATGGAAGACTGGGACATTGCCCGCATTATCGAAGATTATGCAGCCGCCGCAGAACGGATGCAGGCGGGCGGCATGGACGGGATCGAACTGTATGCGGGCGGTCATTTGCTTGATCAATTCTGGTCGCCGCTGTCGAATACCCTGCAGGGACCCTACGGCGCCGACACGCTTGAAAACCGCGTACGGATGACGCTGGATGTGCTGACGGCCATTCGCAAACGGGTTGGGTCTGATTTCATCGTTGGGGTGCGCGGTACAGTCGATGAAATGCAAAAGGGTGGGATCACGTCCGAGGAAGGCGTGCAAATCGCCTCGATGCTGCGCGACAGTGGCATGATCGATTTCTTCAACGTGAACCGTGGTCGTATCCATACCGATCCTGCGATGACAGGCATGATCCCCGTTGCTGGGATGCGCAGCGCGCCGCACCTTGATTTCGCATCCGAAATTCGGAAAGCCACAGGTCTGCCAACCTTCCATGCCTCCCGCATCCAAGACGTCGCAACAGCCCGCCACGCGATTGCGGAAGGTCATCTCGACATGGTCGGGATGACCCGTGCCCATATGGCTGATCCGCATGTCGTGCAAAAAATCATTGCCGGTCGCGAAGCCGAAATTAGACCCTGTACCGGGGCAAACTACTGTCTCGACCGGATCTATCAGGGTGGTATGGCGCTTTGCATCCACAACCCGTCCACGGGTCGCGAACAGGAGATGCCGCACAGGATTACGAAGGCCGAAACCAAGAAGAAGGTCGTGGTCGTCGGCGCTGGTCCCGCTGGTTTGGAAGCCGCGCGCGTCGCCGCCGAACGAGGTCACAAGGTCGTTGTATTCGAGGCCGCAGATCAGGCTGGCGGTCAAATTCGACTAACCGCACAGACACCGCGGCGTGCCGAGATGATGCAGATTATCGATTGGCGGATCGCAGAATGCGAACGGCTTGGCGTGACGATCCGGTACAACACCTTCGCGGATGTTGCTGACATCACCGCAGAAAACCCCGACATCGTGATCATCGCAACAGGCGGGATGGCGAACATTGCGCTTTATGAAACGGGCCAAGATGCGGAACACGTTGTGTCGTCTTGGGACATCATTTCTGGCGATGTGACACCAGCACAGTCGGTTTTAGTCTATGATGAAGCAGGCGACCATGCTGGTCTGCAAGCAGCTGAGATTGCGATGAAAACAGGCTCTAATGTTGAGATTATGACGCCAGACCGCACCTTCGCACCAGAGGTCATGGCGATGAACTTGACCCCCTATATGCGTGCGTTGCAAGCGGACAACGTGACGTTCACGGTCACGCAGCGCCTGAAAGCCGTGGCAAAAGATGGCAATCGGTTGGCTGCTACCATCGGCACCGATTATTCGGATCGCACCACGGTGCAACACTACGACCAAGTGGTCGTAAATTATGGGACGTTGCCACTGGATGATCTGTATTTCGACCTCAAGGAATTGTCGTCAAATCGTGGCGAACTGGATCACGACGCTTTCATCGATCGTAAACCCCAGACAATCACCACCAATCCAGATGGTGCTTTTCAGCTGTTCCGGATTGGTGATGCCGTGTCTGCGCGCAATACGCATGCCGCAATTTACGATGCGTTGCGTTTGATGTCCTGCACCTAA